From Mesomycoplasma dispar, a single genomic window includes:
- a CDS encoding SGNH/GDSL hydrolase family protein yields the protein MNKALKIFLQTSTPIVVLSGIATMGVFLQPRKDANIATDFSKKVKKPLLKEINYLALGDFLSTGFDWNNNLDGRGNMVDGSISGISFPAFFANFAQSIQPDSVKSFKNLALNDSSTRDWIYLLDPKNNYISKENLSNFKSQVYNKSNFAETIRSVFGTFDGEFPKLIDEIKKANLISLSVGFKDFLDNFNSKFFDSLNSVNFEENKKQANFKAKVNSVFAKITKNLRKLIVDIKKINPKAYINLIGYHPDQPKIRKFLDDLAKNYLLDLNDQTLSIERLNKEIEKVAESTDVNFVNPFAHKKWHENRDLFFDAQMNFRPQIKGNKQIAQNLILSLTLEPNTSKSSKKTEQNQIIKTDFSVDPSEFQQIYLGSNSQILEKLTLNGSLANFINANSNFEEKSIRQLHTKPEDEKNSSYSGSVLEKITGFLGSQENQFVRIIKQLIETFGDKNNPNFTAFNNIVETIFKSKFFSNVIQFAQEYIVNSLDPSENKEKVGVNNQEKNPKNSEKPADLLTFLKEKALNEKAIVELLREITSSPYVQKHQSEAINLFYSLLFRQSTISELIVGSFSDNSNYQNIVSQVLSFQSVEKFVTFIITELIQNNSDYSTVESFRDFLRLFLQNSNNYHKSITFIKNFVIEALKKPVFLNSVFELVSETLGFKIEKEDQKSLITLIVSVSDILTKTKTFKNLVDLVASEIVLNLKVQTAKKDGDWSFFGKILTNLSTKVQKFFKEKHNIYNLFQDVLAFDPSVKQLESVKSLVNKFLPFIAKIQLNTFVDEKDPNYSDLNLIFNSFIQFASKDNFNWFNKIISGFLDDFFIINNYKYRNSLDFNGIIFNFINNNSELLNHALTEFIEHKKSDSKVLDAIISIFSKVVKLNTDSLQNNVSNSGSDKEKKILELSNGFFAKIKELTNDYNQKIDEINNKIQKAENSSDSAALLKKRNELRSFLSLKKLFNIKSE from the coding sequence ATGAATAAAGCTTTAAAAATTTTTTTGCAAACTAGCACTCCTATTGTTGTTTTATCAGGAATAGCAACAATGGGCGTTTTTCTTCAACCTAGAAAAGACGCTAATATTGCTACTGATTTTTCAAAAAAAGTCAAAAAACCATTGTTAAAAGAAATTAATTATTTGGCATTAGGTGACTTTTTGAGCACGGGTTTTGATTGAAACAACAACCTAGATGGCCGTGGAAATATGGTTGATGGTTCGATTAGTGGGATTTCTTTTCCCGCTTTTTTCGCTAATTTCGCCCAAAGTATTCAGCCAGATTCCGTAAAATCATTTAAAAATTTGGCATTAAATGACTCGAGCACTCGTGATTGAATTTATCTTTTGGATCCAAAAAATAATTACATTAGTAAAGAAAATTTATCAAATTTTAAGTCGCAAGTTTACAATAAATCTAATTTTGCTGAAACAATTAGATCCGTTTTTGGCACTTTTGATGGCGAATTTCCCAAATTAATAGACGAAATTAAAAAAGCAAATTTAATAAGTCTTTCTGTTGGTTTCAAAGATTTTCTTGATAATTTTAATAGTAAATTTTTTGATAGTCTTAATTCCGTTAATTTTGAGGAAAACAAAAAACAAGCAAATTTTAAAGCTAAAGTTAATAGTGTTTTTGCAAAAATCACTAAAAATTTAAGAAAACTGATAGTTGATATCAAGAAAATCAACCCTAAAGCTTACATAAATTTAATTGGTTATCATCCAGATCAGCCTAAAATTCGAAAATTTTTAGATGATTTAGCGAAAAATTACTTGTTAGATCTTAACGATCAAACTCTTTCGATCGAAAGGTTAAACAAGGAAATTGAAAAAGTCGCTGAATCAACAGATGTTAATTTTGTAAATCCTTTTGCTCATAAAAAATGACACGAAAACCGTGATCTTTTTTTTGACGCACAAATGAATTTTAGACCTCAAATAAAAGGAAACAAACAAATTGCTCAAAATTTAATTTTATCTCTAACTCTTGAGCCAAATACTTCTAAAAGTTCTAAAAAAACAGAACAAAACCAAATTATAAAAACCGATTTTTCTGTTGATCCAAGTGAATTTCAACAAATTTATCTAGGTTCTAATAGTCAAATTTTAGAAAAATTAACTTTAAATGGTTCGTTAGCGAATTTTATTAACGCTAATTCAAATTTTGAGGAAAAAAGTATAAGACAATTACACACTAAACCAGAAGATGAAAAAAATAGTTCATATTCTGGTAGTGTTTTGGAAAAAATTACAGGGTTTTTGGGTTCGCAAGAAAATCAGTTTGTTAGAATAATCAAGCAATTAATTGAAACTTTTGGAGATAAAAATAATCCTAATTTTACAGCATTTAATAATATTGTTGAAACTATCTTTAAAAGCAAGTTTTTTTCCAATGTAATCCAATTCGCTCAAGAATACATAGTTAATTCACTTGATCCTAGCGAAAATAAAGAAAAAGTTGGTGTAAATAATCAAGAGAAAAACCCAAAAAACAGCGAAAAACCTGCTGATTTATTAACTTTTTTAAAGGAAAAAGCACTGAATGAAAAAGCAATCGTTGAACTTTTAAGGGAAATTACTTCCAGTCCTTATGTTCAAAAACATCAATCAGAAGCGATTAATTTATTTTATAGTTTGCTTTTTCGTCAGTCAACAATTTCCGAATTAATTGTTGGTTCTTTTTCAGATAATTCTAATTATCAAAACATTGTATCGCAAGTTTTAAGTTTTCAATCAGTAGAAAAATTTGTAACTTTCATAATAACAGAATTAATTCAAAATAATAGTGATTATTCAACCGTTGAATCGTTTAGAGATTTTTTGCGTTTATTTTTACAAAATTCGAATAATTATCATAAATCAATCACTTTTATTAAGAATTTTGTTATCGAAGCACTTAAAAAACCAGTTTTCCTAAATTCTGTTTTTGAATTAGTTTCTGAAACACTCGGTTTTAAAATTGAAAAAGAAGACCAAAAATCTTTAATTACCTTAATTGTAAGTGTTAGCGATATTTTGACTAAAACAAAAACTTTCAAAAATTTAGTTGACTTAGTTGCTAGCGAAATTGTTCTTAATTTAAAAGTTCAAACCGCCAAAAAAGACGGTGATTGGTCGTTTTTCGGAAAAATTTTAACAAATTTATCAACAAAAGTGCAGAAATTCTTTAAAGAAAAACATAATATTTATAATTTGTTCCAAGATGTTTTAGCTTTTGATCCTTCTGTTAAACAGTTAGAGTCCGTTAAATCATTAGTAAATAAATTTTTACCTTTTATTGCAAAAATTCAACTTAATACTTTTGTTGATGAAAAAGACCCAAACTACAGCGACTTAAATTTAATTTTTAACTCCTTTATTCAATTTGCTTCAAAAGATAATTTCAATTGATTTAATAAAATAATTAGCGGATTTCTTGATGACTTTTTTATTATAAATAATTATAAATATCGTAATAGTTTAGATTTTAATGGGATAATTTTTAATTTTATAAATAATAATTCTGAATTATTGAATCATGCTTTAACTGAATTTATCGAACACAAAAAAAGTGATTCAAAAGTTTTAGACGCTATCATTTCAATTTTTTCAAAAGTTGTTAAATTAAATACTGATAGTTTGCAGAATAATGTATCAAATTCTGGTTCAGACAAGGAAAAGAAAATTCTTGAACTTTCTAATGGTTTTTTTGCAAAAATTAAAGAACTAACTAACGATTATAATCAAAAAATTGATGAAATTAACAATAAAATACAAAAAGCTGAAAATTCAAGTGATTCAGCTGCTTTACTTAAAAAACGCAATGAATTACGAAGTTTTTTAAGTCTCAAAAAACTTTTTAACATTAAAAGCGAATAA
- a CDS encoding GIY-YIG nuclease family protein, whose translation MKKFQELVKKISPPKQVGVYRFYDEKNTLLYVGKAKNLNSRMNQYANGSTNSYKTELLIKKTTEIKYDIVGNEIEALVLEKKIIGESQPVYNIKLKDDQNYPYIKLELQKKLNISLVYKISRREKTKNTFFYGPFLNKNSAFALKKLLESIALYEKGEPIELSEPEILSEKFLLCKKILQERKSVAFYEKKLENAKKNLQFELAIEYHKAIIALKNSKVEQQNIDLNNSKNLDFIYFSKINENNLIISFVFYRNGVFLSNKNFNVEIILNYLEVLINFLNNYYKVNIYPDELIVPDFWPKNVGFLDNKIKTKIGTSLKYKQILETLKKNHLDFIEHNFSQELQKKFENEKILSSIKENLKIESAEKIMAIDNSNLETNFPTTGVIFYIDGNYEPNYNRFFNYCGSKKGDANYMSQGFEKYIKNSKFIKPDLILVDGGIQQVNSVLKILRKNHFSIPVFGMVKNDRHKTEQIIDKKGAKVQLEQHVFNFFARIQDNVDLFVKSKMKKKQIKSLFVDQK comes from the coding sequence ATGAAAAAATTTCAAGAATTGGTCAAAAAAATATCTCCACCAAAACAAGTCGGCGTTTATCGTTTTTACGATGAAAAAAACACACTTTTATATGTTGGAAAAGCAAAAAATTTGAATTCACGAATGAATCAATACGCAAATGGCTCAACAAATTCGTATAAAACTGAACTTTTAATTAAAAAAACAACGGAAATTAAGTACGATATTGTCGGCAACGAAATTGAAGCTCTAGTTTTAGAGAAAAAAATTATCGGCGAATCACAGCCTGTTTACAATATTAAACTTAAGGATGACCAAAATTATCCTTATATAAAATTAGAGTTGCAAAAAAAGTTGAACATTTCGTTAGTTTATAAAATTTCTCGTAGAGAAAAAACAAAAAACACCTTTTTTTACGGTCCTTTTCTTAATAAAAACAGTGCTTTTGCACTTAAAAAATTACTTGAAAGTATTGCTTTATATGAAAAAGGTGAACCAATCGAACTATCAGAACCGGAAATTTTAAGTGAAAAGTTCCTTTTATGTAAAAAAATACTTCAAGAACGAAAATCAGTCGCTTTTTATGAAAAAAAGCTAGAAAATGCTAAAAAAAATCTTCAATTTGAACTTGCAATCGAATACCACAAAGCGATTATTGCCCTAAAAAATTCGAAGGTTGAACAACAAAATATTGACCTTAATAATTCAAAAAATCTTGATTTTATTTATTTCAGTAAAATTAACGAAAATAACTTAATAATCAGTTTTGTTTTTTACCGAAACGGCGTTTTTCTTTCTAACAAAAATTTTAATGTTGAAATTATTCTCAATTATCTTGAGGTTTTAATTAATTTTTTAAATAATTACTATAAAGTCAATATTTATCCTGATGAATTAATTGTTCCAGATTTTTGACCTAAAAACGTTGGTTTTTTAGACAATAAAATCAAAACCAAAATTGGAACAAGTCTAAAATATAAGCAGATTTTGGAAACTTTAAAGAAAAATCATTTAGATTTTATTGAACACAACTTTAGTCAAGAGCTTCAAAAAAAGTTTGAAAATGAGAAAATTTTGAGCTCAATTAAAGAAAATTTGAAAATTGAAAGTGCAGAAAAAATTATGGCAATTGACAATTCAAATTTAGAAACAAACTTCCCAACAACTGGAGTTATTTTTTATATTGATGGAAATTATGAACCAAATTACAACCGTTTTTTCAATTATTGTGGTTCAAAAAAAGGCGATGCCAATTATATGAGTCAGGGTTTTGAAAAATATATTAAAAACTCAAAGTTTATTAAGCCAGATTTAATTCTAGTTGATGGCGGAATTCAGCAAGTTAATTCTGTTTTAAAAATTTTAAGAAAAAATCATTTTTCTATCCCTGTTTTCGGAATGGTAAAAAATGATCGCCATAAAACTGAACAAATTATAGACAAAAAAGGCGCAAAAGTCCAACTTGAACAACATGTTTTTAACTTTTTTGCACGAATCCAAGATAATGTTGACTTATTTGTTAAATCAAAAATGAAGAAAAAGCAAATAAAAAGTTTATTTGTTGATCAAAAATAG
- the dnaK gene encoding molecular chaperone DnaK, translated as MAKEIILGIDLGTTNSVVAIIENQKPVVLENPNGKRTTPSVVAFKNNEEIVGDAAKRQLETNPEAIASIKRLMGTDQTVRANERNYKPEEISAKILAYLKEYAEKKIGHKVTKAVITVPAYFDNAQREATKNAGKIAGLQVERIINEPTAAALAFGLDKTEKEMKVLVYDLGGGTFDVSVLELSGGTFEVLSTSGDNHLGGDDWDNEIVNWLAKKIKDEYDFDAKSDKMALTRLKEEAEKTKINLSNQSVSTVSLPFLGMGKSGPINVEVELKRSEFEKMTAHLIDRTRKPIVDALKQAKIEASDLDEVLLVGGSTRMPAVQTMIEHTLNKKPNRSINPDEVVAIGAAIQGGVLAGEISDVLLLDVTPLTLGIETLGGISTPLIPRNTTIPVTKSQIFSTAEDNQTEVTISVVQGERQLAADNKMLGRFNLSGIEAAPRGLPQIEVSFSIDVNGITTVSAKDKKTGKEQTITIKNTSTLSEDEINKMIQEAEENREADALKKDKIETTVRAEGLINQLEKSITDQGDKIDPKQKELLEKQIQELKDLLKEEKTDELKIKLDQIEAAAQSFAQASAQQASTSDSDANADDSNTIDAEIKEN; from the coding sequence ATGGCAAAAGAAATCATTTTAGGGATTGACTTGGGAACAACAAATTCAGTTGTTGCGATTATTGAAAATCAAAAACCAGTTGTTCTTGAAAATCCAAATGGAAAAAGAACAACTCCTTCAGTTGTTGCTTTTAAAAACAACGAAGAAATTGTTGGTGATGCAGCCAAACGTCAATTAGAAACTAACCCAGAAGCAATCGCCTCAATTAAAAGATTGATGGGAACCGACCAAACTGTTCGTGCAAACGAAAGAAATTACAAACCTGAGGAAATTTCAGCAAAAATTCTTGCCTATTTGAAAGAATATGCTGAGAAAAAAATTGGACATAAAGTTACAAAAGCTGTTATTACAGTTCCTGCTTACTTTGACAACGCTCAACGTGAAGCTACTAAAAATGCTGGAAAAATCGCGGGATTGCAAGTAGAGAGAATCATTAACGAACCAACCGCGGCTGCTCTTGCTTTCGGTCTTGATAAAACTGAAAAGGAAATGAAAGTTCTTGTTTACGATTTAGGTGGTGGAACTTTTGACGTTTCAGTTTTAGAATTATCTGGTGGAACTTTTGAAGTTTTATCAACAAGTGGTGATAACCATTTAGGTGGTGATGACTGAGATAATGAAATTGTAAATTGACTAGCTAAAAAAATCAAAGATGAGTACGACTTTGATGCAAAAAGTGACAAAATGGCACTTACAAGACTTAAAGAAGAAGCTGAAAAAACCAAAATTAATCTTTCAAATCAAAGTGTTTCAACAGTTTCACTACCATTTTTAGGAATGGGAAAATCTGGACCTATCAACGTTGAAGTTGAACTTAAAAGATCAGAATTTGAAAAAATGACTGCTCATTTAATCGACAGAACTCGCAAACCAATCGTTGATGCTTTAAAACAAGCAAAAATTGAAGCATCAGATTTAGACGAAGTTCTTCTAGTTGGTGGTTCAACCAGAATGCCTGCCGTGCAAACAATGATTGAACACACTTTAAATAAAAAACCAAATCGTTCAATCAATCCAGATGAAGTTGTTGCGATTGGAGCCGCAATTCAAGGTGGAGTTCTTGCTGGTGAAATTAGTGATGTTTTACTTTTAGATGTAACACCTTTAACTCTTGGAATTGAGACTTTAGGAGGAATTTCCACACCTTTAATCCCAAGAAATACCACAATTCCGGTAACAAAATCACAAATTTTCTCAACTGCAGAAGATAACCAAACCGAAGTAACAATTTCAGTTGTTCAAGGTGAAAGACAACTTGCGGCTGATAATAAAATGTTAGGAAGATTTAATTTATCAGGAATCGAAGCCGCTCCACGTGGTCTTCCACAAATTGAAGTAAGTTTTTCAATTGATGTCAACGGAATTACGACTGTTTCGGCAAAAGATAAAAAAACTGGAAAAGAACAAACAATTACAATTAAAAACACTTCAACTTTATCAGAAGATGAAATTAACAAAATGATTCAAGAAGCTGAAGAAAATCGTGAAGCTGATGCACTTAAAAAAGACAAAATTGAAACAACAGTTCGTGCAGAGGGACTTATTAATCAACTTGAAAAGTCAATAACTGATCAAGGTGATAAAATTGATCCAAAACAAAAAGAATTACTTGAAAAACAAATTCAAGAATTAAAAGATCTTCTAAAAGAAGAAAAAACTGACGAATTAAAAATAAAATTAGACCAAATTGAGGCAGCGGCACAATCTTTTGCACAGGCAAGCGCGCAACAAGCTAGCACATCAGATTCTGATGCAAATGCCGATGATTCAAACACAATTGATGCTGAAATCAAAGAAAATTAA
- a CDS encoding DnaJ C-terminal domain-containing protein, whose protein sequence is MAKQDYYKVLGIGKSASLSEIKKAYRNLVNIYHPDKNTKKSPEEQKQAEAKFKEIQEAYEILSDDSKRNQYDKYGHAAFDQQMGGGGGFSGFDFSDIFSSFTSGFGFGSSRSERYNRPLKGENFQAKIYITFIESILGKEISQKLTKYSQCDHCKGSGANSEADIKTCHNCHGYGMQTETISIPGLGKIQNKSTCSVCSGSGKTVAKSCKKCRGKTIIETKEEVTIKIPAGIHDGMFIRLAGFGGAGHKGGPSGDLHLEVNVREHKHFTRSGNDIHIKMPVSIVDIINENIVDVPSPTGMKKLQLYSHYKSGQIVNVSRAGSPDPKNPRVVGDLRVQLMFYIPELNQKQKTELNQVFEQITDKTKAKWLKEFQ, encoded by the coding sequence ATGGCAAAACAAGATTACTACAAAGTTTTGGGCATTGGGAAATCGGCATCTTTAAGTGAAATTAAAAAAGCTTACCGTAATTTAGTTAATATTTACCATCCTGACAAAAACACCAAAAAATCACCTGAAGAACAAAAGCAGGCTGAAGCAAAATTTAAAGAAATTCAAGAGGCATACGAGATTTTATCAGATGATTCAAAACGGAATCAGTACGATAAATACGGTCATGCCGCTTTTGATCAACAAATGGGCGGCGGCGGTGGTTTTTCAGGTTTCGATTTTTCGGATATTTTTTCTAGTTTTACATCAGGTTTTGGTTTTGGAAGTTCGCGTTCCGAAAGGTATAATCGACCTTTAAAAGGTGAAAATTTTCAAGCAAAAATCTACATCACCTTTATCGAATCGATTTTAGGTAAAGAAATAAGCCAAAAATTAACCAAATATTCCCAGTGCGATCACTGTAAAGGTTCGGGCGCAAATTCAGAAGCTGATATTAAAACTTGTCACAATTGCCATGGTTATGGAATGCAAACTGAAACAATAAGCATTCCTGGCCTTGGAAAAATCCAGAACAAATCTACTTGTTCAGTTTGTTCTGGGTCTGGAAAAACAGTTGCAAAAAGTTGCAAAAAGTGCCGTGGAAAAACGATAATTGAAACAAAAGAAGAAGTTACCATTAAAATTCCCGCTGGAATTCACGATGGAATGTTCATTCGTTTAGCTGGATTTGGTGGCGCTGGGCACAAAGGCGGACCATCTGGAGATTTGCATCTAGAGGTTAATGTTCGGGAACACAAACATTTTACAAGATCAGGAAATGACATCCACATTAAAATGCCAGTTTCAATTGTTGACATTATTAACGAAAATATTGTTGATGTTCCAAGTCCAACAGGAATGAAAAAACTGCAACTTTATAGTCATTATAAATCAGGGCAAATTGTAAATGTTTCGCGAGCAGGTTCGCCAGACCCTAAAAATCCAAGAGTTGTTGGCGATCTTCGAGTTCAATTAATGTTTTATATTCCTGAACTAAATCAGAAACAAAAAACTGAATTAAATCAAGTATTTGAACAAATTACTGACAAAACAAAGGCGAAATGGCTAAAAGAGTTTCAATAA
- the cmk gene encoding (d)CMP kinase — MPFKKINIAIDGPSGVGKSSIAKKIALKFNYLFINTGSLYRAIAFFCQKKQISIRNEKKIIENLPRNSLSLDLDGNVWLEGQNVSTFLRDDSISKNAAVIAQFPLIRQIITEILQNFQKNHKGIVMEGRDTTYNVMPNADLKIFLWADAQTRAERRCKQNAFLNLETDFPEILKSIEHRDYLDMNRKVNPLKKTIDSLFLDTTNFNEDQIVEQIVKLVFRKIEQNQP, encoded by the coding sequence ATGCCTTTTAAAAAGATTAATATCGCAATCGATGGACCATCTGGAGTTGGTAAATCAAGCATTGCAAAGAAAATTGCCTTAAAATTCAATTATTTATTTATAAACACTGGTTCATTGTACCGTGCAATTGCCTTTTTTTGTCAAAAAAAGCAAATTAGTATACGAAACGAAAAGAAAATAATCGAAAATTTGCCGCGAAATTCTTTATCACTTGATTTAGACGGTAACGTTTGACTTGAAGGTCAAAATGTTTCTACTTTTTTACGAGATGATTCAATCTCAAAAAATGCTGCTGTGATTGCACAATTTCCTTTAATTCGCCAAATTATCACTGAAATTTTGCAAAATTTTCAAAAAAATCATAAAGGAATTGTGATGGAAGGCAGAGACACGACTTACAACGTTATGCCAAATGCCGATTTAAAAATTTTTTTATGAGCAGATGCGCAAACTAGAGCTGAAAGACGTTGTAAACAGAACGCTTTTTTGAATTTAGAAACCGATTTTCCAGAAATTTTAAAATCAATCGAGCACCGTGATTATTTAGATATGAACAGAAAAGTGAATCCACTTAAAAAAACAATTGATTCGCTTTTTCTTGATACAACAAATTTTAACGAAGACCAAATTGTTGAACAGATTGTAAAACTGGTTTTTCGTAAAATTGAACAAAATCAGCCTTAA
- the der gene encoding ribosome biogenesis GTPase Der, with the protein MKNLVALVGKSNVGKSTLFNRIIGKKISITDSTPGVTRDRIYQHTSWNHRDFVLIDTGGIQIETQNFQDLIRIQVQIAIEEAQILIWVLDGTKSIDSEDHFVLNLLRKSQKKLILVANKLENSKTFDMSFYELGFEKIFPISALHGHGIGDLLDHLVNNLTETEVKKENFFKLAIIGRPNAGKSSLLNRLLGENRSIISDIPGTTRDSISGFWKVNSEIFEIIDTAGIRRKSKLIESIDFYAFLRAFRSLDEADITLILIDATQDFHHFDLRIGGYAWERNKPIILAINKWDLIEKATNTQVEYLKKIRQKFKFLDWAPTVFISAKTGEKVHKLSEVIFQVKNNLNKKISTSALNQFLMEIQMIQPHPNVNGRKVYFNFASQINAKIPSFVFFVSDKNLVHFSYQRYIENQMRKYFDFFGCPIKIIYKNINKNGKIK; encoded by the coding sequence ATGAAAAATTTAGTTGCACTTGTTGGAAAGTCAAACGTCGGAAAATCCACTCTTTTTAACCGAATTATTGGTAAAAAAATTTCAATAACCGACTCAACTCCAGGAGTAACGCGTGACCGAATTTATCAACATACAAGTTGAAATCACCGTGATTTTGTCCTAATTGACACTGGTGGAATCCAAATTGAAACACAGAATTTTCAAGATTTAATTAGAATCCAAGTGCAAATCGCAATTGAGGAAGCTCAAATTTTAATTTGAGTTCTCGATGGTACAAAATCAATTGATTCAGAAGACCATTTTGTACTGAATTTATTGCGAAAATCGCAAAAAAAGTTGATTTTAGTAGCGAATAAATTAGAAAATAGCAAAACTTTTGATATGAGTTTTTATGAGTTAGGTTTTGAAAAAATTTTCCCAATTTCAGCCTTACACGGGCACGGAATTGGCGATCTTTTAGATCATCTTGTGAATAATTTAACTGAAACTGAAGTTAAAAAGGAAAATTTTTTCAAATTAGCAATAATAGGACGTCCAAATGCTGGAAAATCTAGTCTTCTAAATCGACTTTTAGGAGAAAATCGTTCAATTATTTCTGATATTCCTGGCACAACAAGAGATTCGATTTCTGGTTTTTGAAAAGTTAATTCGGAAATTTTTGAGATAATTGACACTGCTGGAATTAGAAGAAAATCAAAATTAATCGAATCAATCGATTTTTACGCATTTTTACGCGCTTTTCGCTCACTTGATGAAGCAGATATCACCTTAATTTTGATCGATGCAACGCAAGATTTTCATCATTTTGACCTTCGAATTGGTGGATATGCTTGAGAAAGAAATAAGCCAATAATTTTAGCGATAAATAAGTGAGACTTAATTGAAAAAGCAACAAATACTCAAGTTGAGTATCTTAAAAAAATTAGACAAAAATTTAAATTTCTTGATTGAGCGCCCACTGTTTTCATTTCGGCAAAAACTGGGGAAAAAGTACACAAACTTTCCGAGGTTATTTTTCAAGTGAAAAATAACCTTAATAAAAAAATTTCCACAAGTGCACTGAACCAATTTCTAATGGAAATTCAAATGATTCAACCGCATCCAAATGTGAACGGAAGAAAGGTTTATTTTAACTTTGCAAGTCAAATTAATGCAAAAATTCCCAGTTTTGTATTTTTTGTAAGCGACAAAAATTTGGTCCATTTTTCTTATCAGCGTTATATTGAGAACCAAATGCGCAAATATTTTGATTTTTTTGGATGTCCAATCAAAATTATTTACAAAAATATTAATAAAAATGGTAAAATAAAGTAA
- a CDS encoding HU family DNA-binding protein has product MNKKELIEQIANETNLPHKNVELVLNQFFGITAEVVKKQGKLVINSFGTFQGVFKPASSAFNPLTKTQITVNAKTTMKFKPSKVLKDFIA; this is encoded by the coding sequence ATGAACAAAAAAGAACTAATCGAACAAATTGCTAACGAAACAAATTTACCACACAAAAATGTTGAATTAGTTTTAAATCAATTTTTTGGGATAACAGCTGAAGTTGTGAAAAAGCAAGGAAAGTTAGTTATTAATTCTTTTGGGACATTCCAGGGAGTTTTCAAACCTGCCTCATCTGCATTTAACCCACTTACAAAAACACAGATTACTGTCAATGCAAAAACAACAATGAAATTTAAACCTTCAAAAGTTCTAAAAGATTTTATTGCCTAA